From Candidatus Amoebophilus asiaticus 5a2, the proteins below share one genomic window:
- the rpmB gene encoding 50S ribosomal protein L28 translates to MSKVCDITGKRPRVGNKVSHANNKTKRRFYPNLQFKKFYVPETNSWIVLRVSTSVIRTINKKGILEVIKEAQRKGTISQLIVG, encoded by the coding sequence ATGTCAAAAGTTTGTGATATTACTGGGAAACGTCCACGTGTAGGTAACAAGGTTTCCCACGCCAATAATAAAACTAAAAGAAGGTTTTACCCTAACCTTCAGTTTAAAAAGTTCTATGTACCTGAGACTAACAGCTGGATTGTGTTACGTGTTTCTACCTCTGTTATTCGGACGATCAATAAAAAAGGTATTTTAGAAGTGATCAAAGAAGCTCAAAGAAAAGGGACAATCAGTCAACTAATAGTAGGGTAA
- the rpmG gene encoding 50S ribosomal protein L33 yields the protein MAKQKGNRIQVILECTEHRKSGMPGISRYSTEKNRKNTSDRLVLKKYNPILKKYTLHKEIK from the coding sequence ATGGCAAAACAAAAGGGAAATAGAATACAAGTAATTCTAGAATGCACAGAACACAGAAAAAGTGGTATGCCTGGCATATCTAGATATTCTACTGAAAAAAATAGAAAAAATACATCTGATAGGTTAGTGCTTAAAAAATATAACCCTATCCTTAAAAAATACACTTTACATAAAGAAATTAAATAA
- a CDS encoding DUF4295 domain-containing protein, protein MAKKVVATLRKAGSSKNLAKFITCVKSPKTKAYTFKEEIVTLDQAKDLLEGNKIS, encoded by the coding sequence ATGGCTAAAAAAGTAGTAGCAACTCTTCGTAAAGCAGGCAGTAGTAAAAACTTGGCTAAATTTATTACTTGTGTTAAATCACCTAAGACCAAGGCATATACATTTAAAGAAGAAATTGTAACATTAGACCAAGCGAAAGATTTGCTTGAAGGAAATAAGATTTCATAA
- the ftsY gene encoding signal recognition particle-docking protein FtsY, which produces MGIFNFFSKKSKEKLDKALTPTKTSFWNNFNKVLVGKSTVDDEILDRLEELLLTADIGIDTTLKIIDLLEMRVARDKYLNVAELESILREEIESLITILNQAEQNTALPHIILIVGINGVGKTTTIGKLAALYKQAGKKVILGAADTFRAAAIEQLKMWGERVGVPVVAHSMHTDPSAVAYDTVQKAIQEQADVAIIDTAGRLHTKVNLMNELSKIRRTIEKLMPAAPHEILLVLDATTGQNAFIQTKAFTEATAVNGLVVTKLDGTAKGGVVIGIIDQFHVPVKYIGVGEQIDDLQLFDEKEFVETLFKQ; this is translated from the coding sequence ATGGGTATTTTTAATTTCTTTTCTAAGAAAAGCAAAGAGAAACTTGATAAAGCTTTAACGCCAACCAAAACCTCATTTTGGAATAATTTTAATAAGGTACTTGTAGGAAAGTCAACTGTAGATGATGAAATATTAGACAGATTAGAGGAGCTATTGCTTACTGCCGATATAGGGATAGATACCACCTTAAAAATTATAGATCTTTTGGAAATGCGTGTAGCGCGCGATAAATATTTAAATGTTGCTGAATTAGAAAGCATTCTTCGTGAAGAAATAGAGTCCTTAATTACCATACTCAATCAGGCAGAACAAAATACTGCTTTGCCGCACATAATTTTGATAGTAGGCATCAATGGAGTAGGTAAAACAACTACCATTGGTAAATTAGCAGCACTTTACAAACAAGCGGGTAAAAAGGTTATTTTGGGTGCTGCAGATACTTTTAGAGCTGCTGCCATAGAACAGCTCAAAATGTGGGGCGAGCGTGTAGGCGTTCCAGTAGTTGCACATTCTATGCATACCGATCCTTCTGCTGTAGCGTACGACACAGTACAAAAAGCTATACAAGAACAGGCAGATGTAGCTATTATTGATACAGCCGGCAGGTTACATACAAAAGTAAATTTAATGAATGAGTTGTCTAAAATAAGGCGTACTATAGAAAAACTAATGCCTGCAGCGCCACATGAGATATTATTAGTATTAGATGCTACAACAGGGCAAAATGCATTTATACAAACAAAAGCATTTACAGAAGCTACTGCTGTAAATGGTCTAGTAGTTACTAAACTAGATGGTACAGCCAAAGGAGGTGTAGTAATTGGTATTATTGATCAGTTTCATGTTCCAGTAAAGTATATAGGAGTAGGGGAGCAAATAGACGATTTACAGTTGTTTGATGAGAAAGAATTTGTAGAAACGCTGTTTAAACAGTAA